In Amycolatopsis sp. EV170708-02-1, the following are encoded in one genomic region:
- a CDS encoding CdaR family transcriptional regulator, whose translation MADDLQDIVDDLAERLRRSVAIDDPAIRLLAASRHFGDEDEIRVSSVLNRSIDADIREKILALGIAQWTRPGRVPAPVEGARPRLCTPVRCAGLLLGYLWLIDAGIPLDEPHRELVREAAERAGVILYRRLVVHERTKARHEAILWELVSADRAIRSQAVEDLRAEQLFPAGAMRFQVLGVQHPGVDGATAPQHAALEVAVGDAIDPPAQGSASAGCSLMAANKARAWLLFVRREPLSRKELDATCARLVARFDRFTGDGGQLVFGAGTVVERIEHVVDSYRQAFLAARAARLVPSLGPVAQWGELGPYELLLQMPADALIAASRTPALEALEREAGSRGLVTTLEKFLDNAGDVAGTAQELNIHRATLYHRLKRIEQLTGCALNRGEDRLTLHLGLKMRALAAGYRSETAAAATTGEPPRIRSVS comes from the coding sequence GTGGCTGACGATCTGCAGGACATCGTCGACGACCTTGCCGAACGGCTGCGGCGATCGGTGGCGATCGACGATCCCGCGATCCGGCTGCTCGCGGCGAGCCGTCACTTCGGGGACGAGGACGAGATCCGGGTGTCGTCGGTGCTCAACCGTTCGATCGACGCGGACATCCGGGAGAAGATCCTCGCGCTGGGCATCGCACAGTGGACAAGGCCCGGCCGGGTACCGGCGCCGGTGGAGGGAGCGCGCCCCAGGTTGTGCACGCCGGTGCGCTGCGCCGGGCTGCTGCTGGGTTACCTGTGGCTCATCGACGCCGGCATCCCGCTGGACGAGCCGCACCGGGAACTGGTTCGTGAGGCCGCCGAACGCGCCGGAGTGATCCTCTACCGGCGGCTCGTCGTGCACGAGCGCACCAAGGCGCGGCACGAGGCGATCCTGTGGGAGCTGGTCTCCGCCGATCGTGCCATCCGCTCCCAGGCCGTGGAAGACTTGCGGGCCGAGCAGCTCTTCCCGGCGGGCGCGATGCGATTCCAGGTCCTCGGCGTGCAGCATCCCGGTGTGGACGGTGCCACCGCACCACAGCACGCGGCGCTCGAGGTGGCGGTCGGGGACGCCATCGACCCGCCGGCCCAGGGGTCCGCGTCCGCGGGGTGCTCGCTGATGGCCGCCAACAAGGCCAGGGCGTGGCTTCTGTTCGTCCGGCGCGAACCGCTTTCCCGTAAGGAGCTCGACGCGACCTGCGCACGGCTCGTCGCGCGGTTCGACCGGTTCACCGGTGACGGCGGGCAGCTCGTATTCGGCGCCGGCACGGTCGTCGAGCGCATCGAACACGTCGTCGATTCCTATCGGCAGGCCTTTCTCGCGGCTCGTGCGGCGCGACTCGTGCCCTCGCTCGGGCCGGTCGCCCAGTGGGGTGAACTGGGTCCTTACGAACTACTGCTGCAGATGCCGGCGGACGCCCTGATCGCCGCGTCGCGCACACCCGCGCTCGAGGCGCTGGAGCGCGAGGCGGGGAGCCGTGGACTCGTCACCACTCTGGAGAAATTCCTCGACAACGCGGGCGATGTCGCCGGCACCGCACAGGAACTCAACATCCACCGCGCGACGCTGTACCACCGGTTGAAGCGGATCGAGCAGCTCACGGGCTGCGCGCTGAATCGGGGCGAGGATCGGCTGACCCTGCACCTCGGCCTGAAGATGCGGGCGCTGGCCGCGGGCTACCGCTCCGAAACCGCCGCGGCGGCCACCACGGGTGAGCCGCCAAGGATCCGCTCGGTGTCCTGA
- a CDS encoding SAM-dependent methyltransferase encodes MSSDSAYPGSDVVILDDGVPTAARVYDVMLNGKDNYAADRKVAAASLEVMPELKEIALHNRAMLHRVVRQLAADEGITQFLDLGSGLPTVRNTHEVAQEVNPDAKVVYVDIDPIVLAHGRALLQDNANTRVVTADIREPEEVIAHPDVREMIDFGKPVCVMLCGILHHILDEEDPNGIVAKLRDAVPAGSYFFITNFTRLSDSSESEELERVLLSQLGTGRVRTPAELKGFFDGLEILLPGIVPLALWRPEKVVTDATTIGVRFMTGGVAIKR; translated from the coding sequence ATGTCCTCCGACAGTGCATATCCTGGGTCCGATGTCGTCATTCTCGACGACGGGGTCCCCACCGCGGCACGCGTCTATGACGTGATGCTGAATGGTAAGGACAACTACGCGGCTGACCGGAAGGTTGCCGCGGCGAGCCTCGAGGTGATGCCGGAGCTGAAAGAGATCGCGTTGCACAACCGGGCGATGCTGCATCGTGTGGTGCGGCAGCTCGCCGCCGACGAGGGCATCACGCAGTTCTTGGACCTGGGCTCCGGGCTGCCGACCGTGCGCAACACTCACGAGGTGGCGCAGGAGGTGAATCCGGACGCGAAGGTCGTCTACGTCGACATCGACCCGATCGTGCTCGCGCATGGCAGGGCGTTGCTGCAGGACAACGCGAACACGAGGGTCGTCACCGCCGATATTCGCGAGCCGGAAGAGGTCATCGCACACCCCGACGTGCGGGAGATGATCGACTTCGGCAAGCCGGTGTGCGTGATGCTGTGCGGCATCCTGCACCACATCCTCGACGAGGAGGACCCGAACGGCATCGTCGCGAAGCTTCGCGACGCCGTTCCGGCCGGTTCGTACTTCTTCATCACGAACTTCACGCGCTTGAGCGATTCTTCGGAGAGTGAGGAGCTGGAGCGCGTGCTGCTGTCCCAGCTCGGCACAGGCAGGGTCCGGACTCCGGCGGAGCTGAAGGGCTTCTTCGACGGGCTGGAGATCCTGCTGCCCGGCATCGTGCCTCTGGCGCTCTGGCGGCCCGAAAAGGTTGTCACCGACGCGACCACCATCGGGGTGCGCTTCATGACCGGAGGCGTCGCGATCAAGCGTTAG
- a CDS encoding PadR family transcriptional regulator: MCYRVQVSLKFAVLAALPEGEFSGYDLAKSFDASVVDFWQPTPQQLYRELERLSADGLVTARVVEQERRPNKRMLSITSAGRRALREFTAESAQPVTIRDELLIKVQGCDVGDVEGVIAAIEERMAWSRAKLSRFERLRERMLGGRPEGENLRDNDRVGPYLTLLRGISFEQENLRWGEHGALILRQRAATTAGSAERATAST, encoded by the coding sequence ATGTGCTACCGTGTCCAGGTATCCTTGAAGTTCGCGGTGCTAGCAGCTCTGCCGGAGGGGGAGTTCTCCGGCTACGACCTGGCCAAGTCGTTCGACGCGTCGGTCGTCGACTTCTGGCAGCCGACACCCCAGCAGCTCTACCGTGAACTGGAGCGTCTGTCGGCCGACGGGTTGGTTACTGCGCGAGTCGTCGAGCAGGAGCGCCGTCCCAACAAGCGGATGCTCAGCATCACCTCCGCCGGGCGACGCGCACTGCGCGAGTTCACCGCCGAATCGGCCCAACCCGTCACCATCCGGGACGAGCTGCTGATCAAGGTGCAGGGCTGTGACGTCGGTGACGTCGAAGGTGTGATCGCCGCCATTGAAGAACGCATGGCGTGGAGCCGCGCTAAGCTTTCTCGCTTCGAGCGGCTGCGTGAGCGCATGCTGGGGGGTCGGCCGGAAGGCGAGAATCTGCGCGATAACGACCGGGTCGGCCCCTATCTGACGCTGCTGCGTGGGATCTCGTTCGAGCAGGAAAACCTCAGGTGGGGTGAGCACGGCGCGCTGATCCTCAGGCAGCGCGCGGCAACCACCGCCGGGTCCGCCGAACGTGCGACGGCCTCCACGTAA
- a CDS encoding ACT domain-containing protein: MTEPVHAPRSHRGFPAYRSLTVHVTDRLDGAARVVMLLRARSYRVRDMTVEVREGVVESRVQCTVWLGRDDVELLLCRLRRMPGVVSAEKR, translated from the coding sequence ATGACCGAACCCGTCCACGCTCCACGATCACACCGAGGTTTTCCCGCCTATCGGTCGTTGACCGTGCACGTCACCGACAGGCTCGACGGAGCCGCACGGGTGGTGATGCTGTTGCGGGCCCGCAGCTATCGGGTTCGCGACATGACCGTGGAAGTGCGCGAAGGAGTCGTCGAGAGCCGCGTCCAGTGCACGGTTTGGCTCGGCCGGGACGACGTGGAACTGTTGCTGTGCCGGCTACGGCGGATGCCCGGCGTGGTGTCGGCGGAGAAACGGTGA
- the sigJ gene encoding RNA polymerase sigma factor SigJ yields the protein MPTPAAPGTSAILSERRQLVNLAYRLLGSLAEAEDVVQETYARWYAQPREQQETIENPGAWLTTVAGRVCLNLLNSARVRRETYVGDWLPEPLPEPCRPHGSTTDPADRVTLDESVDMALLVILESMTPAERVAFVLHDVFRYSFAEIAQIVGRTPAASRQLASSARRRIRAARPSTTPPAQRAIIVKDFRQAWEAKDIKALLGLLDPNATATADSGGLVTSFLHPIEGREQIARAWIELTRRKPDNMTFRERTVNGQPGLVAEQDGIAVTVFAFAFTDDRIKHIWVVRNPEKLRHWTTDQVT from the coding sequence ATGCCCACCCCCGCCGCGCCGGGCACGAGCGCGATCCTGAGCGAACGACGTCAGCTGGTCAATCTCGCCTACCGGCTACTGGGCTCGCTGGCCGAGGCGGAAGATGTCGTCCAGGAAACCTACGCCCGCTGGTACGCCCAGCCCCGGGAACAGCAGGAAACCATCGAAAATCCCGGCGCCTGGCTGACGACGGTAGCCGGACGCGTCTGCCTCAACCTGCTCAACTCGGCACGGGTCCGACGAGAGACCTACGTGGGCGATTGGCTGCCCGAACCCCTACCCGAACCGTGCCGGCCCCACGGCAGCACCACGGACCCCGCCGACCGCGTCACCTTGGACGAGTCGGTCGACATGGCCCTTCTCGTCATACTCGAGTCGATGACCCCGGCCGAGCGCGTCGCGTTCGTCCTGCACGACGTCTTCCGATACTCCTTCGCCGAAATAGCCCAGATCGTCGGTCGTACCCCGGCGGCATCCCGCCAGCTGGCCTCCTCAGCCCGCCGCCGCATCAGGGCCGCACGACCCTCCACGACTCCCCCCGCACAGCGCGCCATCATCGTCAAAGACTTCAGACAGGCATGGGAGGCCAAGGACATCAAGGCACTCCTTGGCCTCCTCGACCCCAACGCCACAGCGACCGCCGACAGCGGCGGGCTCGTCACCAGCTTCCTGCACCCCATCGAAGGCCGGGAGCAGATCGCCCGCGCCTGGATAGAACTCACCCGCCGGAAGCCGGACAACATGACCTTCCGGGAACGTACGGTCAACGGGCAACCCGGACTGGTGGCCGAACAAGACGGCATCGCCGTGACCGTGTTCGCGTTCGCATTCACCGACGACCGGATCAAGCACATCTGGGTAGTACGCAATCCCGAGAAACTCCGCCACTGGACAACGGATCAAGTCACTTGA
- a CDS encoding nuclear transport factor 2 family protein: protein MHPLRLAVECGEHTAVEALLADDVVFTSPVAYRPYPGKPITAAILRAVSGVFSNFRYVREITSADGHDHALIFTAQVGDKEVNGCDFVHTDEDGLIDDFMVMVRPLSAANALAEAMAARFEQIKQEAGA from the coding sequence ATGCACCCCCTTCGCCTCGCCGTGGAGTGCGGTGAACACACGGCAGTTGAGGCCCTACTCGCGGATGACGTCGTATTCACCAGCCCGGTCGCCTACAGGCCGTACCCCGGCAAGCCGATCACCGCGGCCATCCTGCGCGCCGTGAGCGGCGTCTTCAGCAACTTTCGCTACGTCCGCGAGATCACCAGCGCCGACGGGCACGACCACGCTCTGATCTTCACGGCACAGGTCGGGGACAAGGAGGTCAACGGCTGCGACTTCGTACACACCGATGAGGATGGGCTGATCGACGACTTCATGGTCATGGTGCGTCCGCTGTCCGCAGCGAACGCTCTGGCCGAAGCGATGGCCGCCCGATTCGAGCAAATCAAACAGGAGGCTGGCGCGTGA
- a CDS encoding SGNH/GDSL hydrolase family protein gives MTIRYVALGDSQSEGIGDGDETTGYRGWADRFAEQLAATGEPVLYANLAVRGRLAGQIHAEQLGPAVALRPTLATVVAGMNDLIRPNYDAEAVAGHLEAMFAALTAAGATVATVAFPDIGRIAPIAAPLRRRVADLNGRIRNAAARLGVTVVDGDRYEVTSDPRLWCADRLHANPSGHARIAAAVAHGLGIPGSDDSWTRPLPSATGRTGWQSASTELLWLAEFLGPWLVRRLLGKSSGDGRTAKRPSLLPV, from the coding sequence GTGACCATCCGCTACGTCGCCCTGGGCGACAGCCAGAGTGAAGGCATCGGCGACGGTGACGAGACCACCGGCTACCGAGGGTGGGCGGACCGGTTCGCTGAACAGCTCGCCGCCACTGGGGAACCGGTCCTGTACGCCAACCTCGCGGTCCGGGGACGCCTCGCCGGCCAGATACACGCCGAACAGCTCGGCCCGGCCGTCGCTCTGCGCCCGACGCTCGCCACCGTCGTCGCGGGAATGAACGACCTAATCCGACCAAATTACGACGCCGAGGCGGTAGCCGGACACCTGGAAGCCATGTTTGCCGCACTTACCGCGGCTGGTGCCACAGTGGCCACCGTCGCCTTCCCGGATATCGGCCGGATCGCGCCGATCGCGGCGCCGCTGCGGCGGCGCGTCGCCGATCTCAACGGCCGTATCCGGAACGCGGCCGCCCGGCTCGGGGTGACCGTGGTCGACGGCGACCGGTACGAAGTCACCAGCGACCCACGCCTGTGGTGTGCGGATCGTCTGCACGCCAACCCTAGCGGCCACGCCCGCATCGCGGCCGCCGTCGCGCACGGCCTCGGCATCCCCGGCAGCGACGACAGCTGGACCCGCCCGCTGCCGTCAGCCACCGGCAGGACGGGATGGCAGTCGGCAAGCACCGAACTTCTCTGGCTTGCCGAATTCCTCGGCCCATGGCTGGTCCGCCGACTCCTCGGTAAGTCCTCCGGCGACGGCCGCACCGCGAAACGCCCTTCCCTGCTGCCCGTGTGA
- a CDS encoding amidohydrolase family protein, whose protein sequence is MADGTGADPVIGQTVFIEDGRIARLGGEPPAGAEVVDLSGGMTLLPGLIDAHVHLGISSDIGADTGYGLPVAEIAADMFANCAQTLDAGFTTVRDTGGIDGGLAGVVAKGKIPGPRILQCGPVHCQTGGHGHLAAAWEPTHLWDGHGIPGLRHLAMLSDSPDQMRGNVREAFRRGADFLKLCVTGGVVSYHDELSDTQFTVDEIRVAVEEATARGTYVTVHAHNNAGLRNAIEAGARCVEHGTEIDDEMAALMAERDVAHVPTLTVVRDLLDDATRHGLPAELAQRAQGAWQGQIDAIHASRAAGVRVGLGADLIGPDQGHRGDELVLRAEVESPMAALVAATSVNAGILGIADEVGTIEVGKRADLVAFAGDPLSAPELFADRDAVVLVVQNGRIVKDRR, encoded by the coding sequence GTGGCCGACGGGACGGGCGCGGACCCCGTCATCGGGCAGACCGTGTTCATCGAAGACGGCAGGATCGCGCGGCTCGGTGGGGAACCGCCCGCCGGCGCTGAGGTCGTCGACCTTTCGGGCGGGATGACGCTCCTGCCCGGCTTGATCGACGCTCATGTCCACCTGGGCATCTCCAGCGACATCGGGGCCGACACCGGATACGGGTTGCCGGTCGCCGAAATCGCCGCGGACATGTTCGCCAACTGCGCGCAGACGCTGGACGCGGGGTTCACGACCGTCCGGGACACGGGCGGTATCGACGGCGGGCTGGCCGGGGTGGTGGCCAAGGGCAAGATCCCGGGACCGCGCATCCTGCAATGCGGTCCGGTGCACTGCCAGACCGGCGGGCACGGTCATCTGGCAGCGGCCTGGGAGCCGACGCACCTCTGGGACGGCCACGGCATTCCCGGACTGCGGCACTTGGCCATGCTCTCCGACAGCCCGGATCAGATGCGCGGCAACGTCCGGGAAGCGTTCCGCCGCGGCGCGGACTTCCTCAAGCTGTGCGTGACCGGCGGTGTCGTGTCCTACCACGACGAACTTTCCGACACCCAGTTCACCGTGGACGAGATCCGCGTCGCGGTGGAGGAAGCCACCGCGCGCGGCACGTACGTGACCGTGCACGCCCACAACAACGCCGGTCTGCGCAACGCGATCGAGGCCGGTGCCCGCTGTGTGGAGCACGGCACCGAGATCGACGACGAGATGGCCGCGTTGATGGCTGAGCGCGACGTGGCGCACGTTCCGACCTTGACCGTGGTCAGGGACCTGCTTGACGACGCGACCCGCCACGGCCTGCCCGCCGAACTCGCGCAGCGCGCGCAGGGCGCGTGGCAAGGACAGATCGACGCGATCCACGCGTCCCGTGCGGCGGGCGTCCGGGTCGGGCTCGGGGCCGACCTCATCGGGCCGGACCAGGGCCACCGCGGCGACGAGCTGGTGTTGAGGGCGGAGGTCGAATCGCCGATGGCGGCGCTCGTCGCCGCCACTTCGGTGAACGCGGGGATCCTCGGGATCGCCGACGAGGTGGGCACGATCGAGGTGGGCAAGCGGGCCGATCTCGTCGCGTTCGCCGGTGATCCGCTGTCCGCGCCGGAACTGTTCGCCGACCGGGACGCCGTGGTCCTGGTCGTCCAGAACGGACGGATCGTCAAGGATCGTCGCTGA
- a CDS encoding response regulator transcription factor, producing MNRVTLHPDAQRRRPPGGSTPPSSPTATPRTRHALSGKHDLLLLDIGLPAKDGFAVLHQLRQQLCTIPVIILTARGGVADTVAGLDGGADDYLSKPFRFTELLARIRRRVRDDHGPSAHQLRHGRITLDLHSRVIEVDGRTIELTAREFTLAETFLRSDGEVLTREHLLATIWGPAYDGESNIVDVYVRYLRRKVSTAWITTVRGKGYRLNNPVTALPAHHDSP from the coding sequence GTGAACCGAGTAACCCTGCATCCGGATGCGCAGCGTCGCCGACCACCGGGCGGAAGCACACCACCGTCGTCTCCGACGGCGACACCGCGTACCCGCCACGCTCTGTCCGGGAAACACGACCTGCTGCTGCTCGACATCGGCCTACCCGCCAAGGACGGGTTCGCCGTGCTTCACCAACTGCGCCAGCAGCTTTGTACGATCCCGGTCATCATCCTCACCGCCCGCGGCGGAGTAGCCGACACGGTCGCCGGCCTCGACGGCGGCGCCGACGACTACCTCAGCAAACCTTTCCGGTTCACCGAACTGCTCGCCCGCATCCGCAGGCGGGTACGTGACGACCACGGCCCCAGCGCCCACCAGCTCCGCCACGGCCGAATCACCTTGGACCTACACTCCCGCGTGATCGAAGTGGACGGTCGCACCATCGAATTGACAGCCCGCGAGTTCACCCTGGCGGAAACCTTTCTCCGCAGCGACGGCGAGGTACTCACCCGGGAACACCTGCTGGCGACCATCTGGGGTCCCGCCTACGACGGCGAATCCAACATCGTCGACGTCTATGTCCGCTACCTGCGACGCAAAGTCAGCACCGCCTGGATCACCACCGTCCGCGGTAAGGGCTACCGGCTGAACAACCCCGTGACAGCTCTCCCCGCCCATCACGACAGCCCCTGA
- a CDS encoding prolyl oligopeptidase family serine peptidase — protein sequence MSAIEPPGTRTGDDIDEAAGVRFADPYRWLEANTDEVRAWQDEQGEAAAAYVRDWPHFDRLRELVAHYDTERFPAVPTVAGGRWFRIDAGTGRPSALVADEPYGEGRVLFDPASENSGKPPFLSWISPSPDGTLLALGVCTDGSERNTIRLVDVATGLLVPSPPTQILKDNWTGGASWLPDSSGFYFTATDDDPAGLAHQVYLHSRGLSPSTVPVEVPWSPGDDYRAVVASADGRHVVAVQGMLDPVPVAVAALADPAAPAWRDFVTDVSLNLAGFLVGDEWIAVTDADAPRGRVVAVSLDSATPNEPASWRTIVPESGATIRSVRPVGDVLYLSELIDTCAGLRIVGHDGAPRGTVPLPGKGALGELPLAMMKILRPTDGNDMVFGFSTLTSGWGVYRHRPGESRLETLREPSVRLEDCVVEDGWATSEDGTRVPYHLVRHRSVPLDRPRPVLLWGYGGFGAPWVPQFPGSMAAFVASGGVFGHVHLRGGGELGHDWWDDGRLENKQNGYADLYAIAENLIATKVTSPDLLALTGASGGGLLCGVAATQRPDLWRVVAPRVPLLDLIGACREGYGRFVVQSEFARIDDPDEVRRLAGFSPYQLVRDGTGYPAMFIEAGDTDPRCPPWHARKFAARMQAATGSGAPVFLHVWHESGHGWATDKERQLAQATEWLAFVEKTLGMTPPE from the coding sequence ATGAGCGCCATCGAACCCCCGGGCACCCGCACCGGCGACGACATCGACGAGGCGGCCGGGGTCCGGTTCGCCGACCCCTACCGATGGCTGGAGGCGAACACCGACGAGGTCCGCGCCTGGCAGGACGAACAGGGCGAGGCGGCCGCCGCCTACGTCCGGGACTGGCCGCATTTCGATCGGTTGCGCGAACTGGTGGCGCACTACGACACCGAGCGGTTCCCCGCGGTGCCGACGGTCGCCGGCGGCCGCTGGTTCCGGATCGACGCGGGGACTGGCAGGCCGAGCGCGCTGGTGGCCGACGAACCCTACGGCGAAGGCCGGGTGCTGTTCGATCCGGCGTCGGAGAACTCCGGGAAACCGCCGTTCCTCTCGTGGATCTCGCCGTCACCGGATGGCACGCTGCTCGCGCTCGGCGTATGCACCGACGGCAGCGAGCGGAACACGATCCGGCTCGTCGACGTGGCCACCGGCCTACTGGTGCCGTCCCCGCCGACGCAGATCCTCAAGGACAACTGGACCGGCGGGGCGAGCTGGCTCCCCGACTCGTCCGGGTTCTACTTCACCGCCACCGACGACGATCCCGCCGGGCTCGCGCACCAGGTGTACCTGCACTCGCGGGGCCTCTCCCCCTCGACGGTCCCGGTCGAGGTGCCATGGTCGCCCGGTGACGACTACCGCGCCGTCGTGGCTTCGGCCGACGGCCGGCATGTGGTGGCGGTGCAGGGAATGCTCGACCCCGTACCGGTGGCCGTCGCGGCACTGGCCGACCCGGCGGCCCCGGCCTGGCGCGACTTCGTCACCGACGTTTCGCTGAACCTCGCGGGCTTCCTCGTCGGTGACGAGTGGATCGCCGTCACCGACGCCGACGCACCACGCGGCCGGGTGGTGGCGGTCAGTTTGGACAGCGCGACCCCGAACGAACCCGCTTCGTGGCGCACGATCGTGCCGGAGTCCGGCGCGACGATCCGGTCCGTGCGGCCGGTTGGTGACGTCCTGTACCTGTCGGAGCTCATCGACACCTGCGCTGGGCTCCGGATCGTCGGCCACGACGGGGCACCACGCGGGACCGTTCCGTTGCCGGGCAAGGGCGCGCTGGGCGAGCTGCCGCTGGCGATGATGAAGATCCTCCGGCCGACGGACGGGAACGACATGGTGTTCGGGTTCTCGACGCTGACCAGCGGCTGGGGCGTCTACCGCCACCGGCCGGGCGAATCACGCCTGGAGACGTTACGGGAACCCTCGGTGCGGCTCGAGGACTGCGTTGTCGAGGACGGCTGGGCCACCTCCGAAGACGGCACCCGGGTGCCGTACCACCTGGTGCGGCACCGGAGCGTCCCGCTGGACCGGCCGCGTCCGGTGTTGCTCTGGGGATACGGCGGTTTCGGCGCGCCATGGGTCCCGCAGTTCCCCGGCTCGATGGCGGCCTTCGTCGCGTCCGGCGGCGTGTTCGGGCACGTACACCTGCGAGGCGGCGGCGAACTCGGCCACGACTGGTGGGACGACGGCAGGCTCGAAAACAAACAGAACGGCTACGCCGACCTCTACGCGATCGCCGAGAACCTCATCGCCACCAAGGTCACCAGTCCGGACCTGCTCGCGCTGACCGGCGCGTCGGGTGGTGGACTGCTGTGCGGAGTCGCCGCCACGCAGCGGCCGGACCTCTGGCGGGTCGTGGCGCCACGCGTGCCGCTCCTCGACCTCATCGGCGCTTGCCGCGAGGGCTACGGCCGGTTCGTCGTCCAGTCGGAATTCGCGCGGATCGACGATCCGGACGAGGTCCGGCGGCTCGCCGGGTTCTCGCCCTACCAACTGGTGCGTGACGGAACCGGTTACCCCGCGATGTTCATCGAGGCAGGCGACACGGACCCCCGGTGCCCGCCATGGCACGCTCGCAAGTTCGCGGCCCGGATGCAGGCGGCCACCGGGTCCGGTGCACCCGTGTTCCTCCACGTCTGGCACGAGTCCGGGCACGGCTGGGCCACCGACAAGGAGCGCCAGCTCGCCCAGGCGACCGAATGGCTCGCCTTCGTCGAGAAAACACTCGGCATGACGCCGCCGGAGTGA
- a CDS encoding LUD domain-containing protein yields MTTSTPAPSFTDPVPAHRLELAAAALTDHGFTVEILDDAAAARARVNELIPEGASVLTAASETLRLSGIDDDINAGGRYRSIKASTLAMDRASQMDEIRRLRASPDVVVGSVAAVTETGSLVAASGSGSQLPSYSGGAARAIWIVGAQKVVPDLSTALRRVEDHCLPLESARAKAVYGWPSAVNRLLVLNAEPFPGRSTVLLLREATGF; encoded by the coding sequence ATGACCACCTCGACACCGGCACCCTCGTTCACCGACCCGGTGCCCGCACACCGCCTGGAGCTGGCTGCCGCCGCTCTGACGGACCACGGTTTCACCGTCGAGATCCTCGACGACGCCGCCGCCGCGCGCGCCCGCGTCAACGAGCTGATCCCGGAGGGTGCCAGCGTGCTCACCGCGGCCAGCGAAACTCTCCGCCTGTCCGGCATCGACGATGACATCAACGCCGGCGGACGGTACCGGTCCATCAAGGCAAGCACGTTGGCCATGGATCGCGCCAGTCAGATGGATGAGATCCGGCGGCTGCGCGCCAGCCCCGACGTCGTCGTGGGCAGCGTCGCCGCGGTCACCGAAACGGGTTCACTCGTAGCCGCTTCCGGCAGCGGTAGCCAGCTGCCCAGTTACTCCGGCGGTGCCGCCCGCGCGATCTGGATCGTCGGGGCGCAGAAGGTGGTGCCGGATCTGAGCACCGCGCTGCGCCGCGTCGAAGACCACTGCCTCCCGCTGGAAAGCGCCCGCGCCAAGGCCGTCTACGGGTGGCCCAGTGCCGTCAACCGCCTGCTCGTCCTGAACGCGGAACCCTTTCCGGGGCGCAGCACCGTCCTGCTCCTCCGCGAAGCCACAGGGTTCTGA